The following proteins are co-located in the Silene latifolia isolate original U9 population chromosome 1, ASM4854445v1, whole genome shotgun sequence genome:
- the LOC141599569 gene encoding uncharacterized protein LOC141599569: MKVFDIDSANTLSLLLFTDVTNSKELLDSMQAGTLDPEVSFLNASLVPDVFPILTAAHKALQSKARDSITTRTVHSELVYNYSGSKHITESLKRCGISENSTYILAARFNASSEEINAIRALVKGKEIDLEDLAGRANEALIKKHYKISGLELGLGSLADAIACRIAARDAL; the protein is encoded by the exons ATGAAGGTGTTCGACATTGACTCTGCTAACACACTTTCTCTCCTACTTTTCACTGATGTCACTAATTCCAA GGAGCTGCTGGATTCTATGCAAGCCGGAACCCTAGACCCAGAAGTTTCGTTTCTTAATGCATCTCTG GTTCCGGATGTTTTTCCCATTCTTACAGCCGCCCACAAGGCACTTCAGTCCAAGGCACGGGATTCCATAACTACACGGACTGTTCATTCTGAACTAGTGTACAACTACTCGGGATCTAAGCAT ATTACAGAATCTTTAAAAAGGTGTGGCATCTCTGAGAACTCGACCTATATCCTAGCTGCTCGTTTTAACGCTTCATCAGAAGAG ATTAATGCCATtcgagccttagttaagggaaAAGAGATTGATTTAGAAGATCTAGCAGGGAGAGCAAATGAAGCCCTGATTAAAAAG CATTACAAAATTTCCGGCTTGGAATTGGGACTGGGCTCACTTGCTGATGCCATTGCATGTCGAATTGCTGCTCGTGATGCTTTGTAA
- the LOC141599577 gene encoding uncharacterized protein LOC141599577 gives MIVCVAVVGHQNNPLYIQSFTEADDALKLHHIVHCSLDVVDERVNNPKKSGPMLNETFLGLLYPTENYKVYGYLTNTKVKFILVTTDLDVRDADVRNFFRKFHAAFVDAVSNPFHVPGKKITSRTFAERVSNIVKSFGQGSS, from the exons ATGATCGTTTGCGTCGCCGTCGTCGGCCACCAG AATAATCCGTTGTATATCCAAAGTTTCACTGAGGCCGATGATGCCCTCAAACTTCATCACATTGTTCATTGCTCTTTAGATGTCGTCGACGAACGAG TGAATAATCCAAAGAAATCTGGGCCAATGCTGAATGAAACGTTCCTGGGTCTGCTTTACCCAACAGAAAACTACAAAGT ATATGGCTATTTGACCAATACAAAGGTGAAATTTATCTTGGTGACCACAGATTTAGATGTTAGAGATGCAGATGTGAGAAAT TTCTTCAGGAAATTCCATGCAGCATTTGTGGACGCAGTTTCAAATCCTTTCCATGTACCTGGTAAAAAGATAACATCCCGAACATTTGCCGAGAGGGTTAGCAACATTGTCAAGTCTTTTGGACAGGGTTCATCTTGA